A genomic window from Populus alba chromosome 19, ASM523922v2, whole genome shotgun sequence includes:
- the LOC118056616 gene encoding GDSL esterase/lipase At1g71691: protein MATFKMPCMLVIFLVFGVGLGQNVADPFGPGVGRRSEMVPAMFIFGDSLIDNGNNNNLPSFAKANYFPYGIDFKGGPSGRFSNGYTMVDEIAEQLGLPLIPAYSEASGDQVLNGVNYASAAAGILDSTGRNFVERIPFDQQIRNFQNTLDQITNNLGADDVARQVGRSIFFVGMGSNDYLNNYLMPNYPTRNQYNGRQYADLLTREYSRQLTTLYNLGARKFVIAGLGVMGCIPSILAQSPAGLCSDSVNQLVQPFNENLKAMLSNFNSNQLPGARFIFIDVARMFRDILTNSPAYGFSVVNRGCCGIGRNRGQITCLPFQTPCPNREQYVFWDAFHPTEAVNVLMGRKAFNGDLSMVYPMNIEQLANLDIESN, encoded by the exons ATGGCTACCTTCAAGATGCCTTGCATGCTGGTGATTTTCTTGGTGTTTGGTGTAGGATTAGGCCAAAATGTGGCCGATCCATTTGGACCGGGAGTGGGAAGGAGAAGCGAGATGGTGCCTGCTATGTTTATATTTGGAGACTCGCTCATTGACAATGGCAATAACAATAACCTTCCTTCTTTTGCCAAGGCCAACTACTTCCCTTATGGTATTGACTTCAAGGGCGGTCCTAGTGGTCGTTTCTCCAATGGTTACACCATGGTAGATGAAATTG CTGAACAACTAGGACTTCCTCTGATCCCTGCATACTCTGAGGCATCAGGAGATCAAGTGCTTAATGGAGTCAACTACGCCTCTGCAGCGGCAGGAATCCTTGATAGCACAGGCAGAAATTTT GTAGAACGCATCCCATTTGACCAACAGATAAGGAACTTTCAAAATACACTTGATCAGATTACAAATAATCTTGGAGCAGACGATGTGGCTAGGCAAGTTGGACGGAGCATCTTTTTTGTGGGGATGGGCAGTAATGACTACCTTAATAACTACCTGATGCCTAACTATCCAACTCGGAATCAGTACAATGGCAGACAATATGCAGATCTCTTGACTCGAGAATACAGTAGGCAACTCACTACACTTTACAATCTTGGAGCTCGGAAATTTGTTATTGCAGGGTTAGGAGTCATGGGGTGCATCCCAAGTATCTTGGCCCAGAGCCCTGCGGGACTCTGCTCGGATTCAGTCAACCAGCTAGTTCAACCTTTCAACGAAAATTTGAAGGCTATGCTCAGTAACTTCAATTCCAATCAGTTGCCAGGAGCAAGATTCATTTTTATTGACGTCGCTCGTATGTTTCGAGACATCCTCACTAACTCCCCAGCCTATG GATTTAGCGTTGTAAACCGTGGATGCTGTGGAATCGGGAGAAATAGAGGTCAGATTACATGTCTTCCGTTCCAAACACCTTGTCCTAACAGAGAACAGTATGTGTTTTGGGATGCATTCCACCCCACGGAAGCTGTGAATGTTTTGATGGGGAGAAAGGCCTTCAATGGTGACTTGAGCATGGTCTATCCTATGAACATAGAACAACTTGCCAATCTTGATATTGAGTCCAATTAA